Proteins from a genomic interval of Syntrophus gentianae:
- the menD gene encoding 2-succinyl-5-enolpyruvyl-6-hydroxy-3-cyclohexene-1-carboxylic-acid synthase, whose protein sequence is MPPRPLADNLNLLWSSLIVAELVKNGLETFFISPGNRNAPLISALAREDRAVKKICIDERAAGYRALGHAKATGRPGVLVCTSGTAPANYYPAVIEAFRDEIPLVILSADRPPDLVGSDANQTIVQPDLYGRYCRDSLFLPCPSIAYPLEALLAKIDFLIAHPAGPVHINCAFRDPLVPGIPDPQPIPGELLATAERLYNRKGPYTTYPVPEPMVGDLDDIAAQIAGTSRGLVVIGRLDGPQDAEAIEGLAMTLGWPVFCDIASSLKGIIPADRQIFSLDHPEAIRLIRQYAPETILQFGSGLVSKHYYASLLPQSGATVIQICPRSGLRDPAHRVNTRILTPAHAFADGLNLQGNNPLDAVARLRLLNSLETLYSLMEAALPEKTLSFPRIARNILAEIPDEEKLFLGNSLVIRAFDTVRFPFPRKISVISNRGVSGIEGNIATSVGFAEASRRRVTAVVGDISFLHDLNSLLLLAQSATPVILIVINNGGGRIFERLPIRDFPEIIDPYMTTPHGMTFERLAAQFDLPYFQAGTPAELTRAYGQALQRERSALLEVILSPEEDLRTFTNLQKIRLP, encoded by the coding sequence ATGCCCCCCCGTCCCCTGGCCGATAACCTGAATCTGCTTTGGTCCTCGCTGATCGTTGCCGAACTGGTCAAGAACGGGCTGGAGACGTTTTTTATTTCTCCCGGCAACCGCAACGCCCCCTTGATTTCCGCCCTGGCCCGGGAGGACCGCGCCGTCAAAAAGATCTGCATCGACGAGCGGGCGGCAGGATACCGGGCTCTCGGCCACGCGAAAGCCACGGGCCGTCCCGGCGTTCTGGTCTGCACCTCCGGCACGGCGCCGGCCAACTACTACCCGGCGGTCATCGAAGCCTTCCGGGATGAAATCCCCCTGGTGATCCTCAGCGCCGACCGCCCTCCGGATCTGGTGGGGAGCGACGCCAACCAGACGATTGTCCAGCCGGATCTTTACGGGCGCTATTGCCGGGATTCTCTTTTTCTTCCCTGCCCCTCCATCGCTTATCCCTTGGAGGCCCTGCTCGCCAAGATCGATTTCCTGATCGCCCACCCGGCGGGTCCGGTGCATATCAACTGCGCCTTCCGGGACCCCCTCGTGCCGGGCATTCCCGATCCTCAGCCGATTCCGGGGGAGTTGCTCGCGACGGCAGAACGTCTCTACAACCGGAAAGGGCCTTACACGACCTATCCCGTCCCGGAGCCGATGGTCGGCGATCTTGACGACATCGCGGCACAAATCGCCGGAACGTCCAGGGGGTTGGTCGTGATCGGCCGCCTGGACGGGCCACAGGATGCCGAGGCCATCGAAGGGCTGGCAATGACCCTCGGCTGGCCGGTCTTCTGCGATATCGCCTCGTCTCTGAAGGGAATTATTCCGGCGGACCGGCAGATTTTCAGCCTCGATCACCCCGAGGCCATCCGGCTGATCAGGCAATACGCCCCCGAAACGATCCTGCAGTTCGGCTCGGGACTCGTCTCCAAGCATTACTACGCCTCCCTTCTTCCGCAGAGCGGAGCAACGGTGATCCAGATCTGCCCCCGGAGCGGGCTGCGCGATCCCGCCCACCGGGTGAACACCCGCATCCTGACTCCCGCCCATGCCTTCGCCGATGGCTTGAATCTCCAGGGAAACAATCCCCTGGATGCGGTCGCCCGGCTGCGTCTTCTCAATTCACTGGAAACCCTCTACTCGCTCATGGAGGCCGCGCTTCCCGAAAAAACCTTGAGTTTTCCCAGAATCGCAAGGAACATCCTGGCGGAGATTCCCGACGAGGAGAAGCTGTTTCTGGGGAATTCCCTGGTCATCCGGGCCTTCGATACGGTCCGGTTCCCCTTTCCCCGGAAAATTTCCGTGATTTCCAACCGCGGGGTCAGCGGGATCGAGGGGAACATCGCCACCAGCGTCGGTTTTGCCGAGGCCTCCCGCCGGCGGGTCACGGCGGTGGTCGGCGACATCTCCTTTCTCCATGATCTCAATTCGCTCCTGCTCCTTGCCCAAAGCGCCACCCCCGTCATCCTGATCGTCATCAACAACGGGGGGGGCCGGATTTTCGAGCGGCTTCCAATCCGCGATTTCCCTGAGATTATAGACCCCTACATGACAACACCCCACGGAATGACCTTCGAGCGACTGGCGGCCCAGTTCGACCTGCCCTATTTTCAGGCCGGCACACCGGCCGAATTGACCCGGGCTTACGGCCAGGCCCTGCAAAGGGAGCGTTCCGCCCTGCTGGAGGTCATCCTGTCCCCGGAGGAGGATCTGCGGACATTTACGAACCTGCAGAAGATCCGCCTGCCATAA
- a CDS encoding 1,4-dihydroxy-2-naphthoyl-CoA synthase yields MISEIFDPELWLKVPGFDFEDITYHRAKDQGTVRIAFNRPALRNAFRPKTVDELYLALDHARMTPDVGVVLLTGNGPSPKDGVWAFCSGGDQQIRGKDGYKYVSEEGTVDLSRLGRLHILEVQRLIRFMPKIVVAVVPGWAVGGGHSLHVVCDLTLASKEHAIFRQTDPDVASFDSGYGSAYLAKHIGQKRAREIFFLGFNYSAQDAFEMGMVNKVVPHAELETVALEWAKIMNAKSPTAMRMLKYGFNLMDDGMVGQQLFAGEATRLAYGTPEGEEGRNAFLEKRPKDFTKFPWHF; encoded by the coding sequence ATGATTTCAGAAATATTCGATCCTGAACTCTGGCTGAAAGTGCCAGGGTTTGACTTTGAAGATATCACCTATCACCGCGCCAAAGATCAGGGCACGGTGCGCATTGCCTTCAACCGGCCGGCGCTCCGCAACGCCTTCCGGCCGAAGACCGTCGACGAACTCTACCTCGCCCTGGACCATGCCCGCATGACCCCGGATGTCGGCGTGGTGCTCCTCACCGGCAACGGCCCTTCGCCCAAGGACGGGGTCTGGGCCTTCTGCTCCGGCGGCGACCAACAGATCCGAGGCAAGGACGGCTATAAATACGTCAGCGAGGAAGGAACAGTCGATCTCAGCCGTCTGGGACGGCTTCATATCCTGGAAGTTCAGCGCCTGATCCGGTTCATGCCCAAGATCGTCGTGGCCGTTGTCCCCGGATGGGCCGTCGGCGGCGGTCACAGCCTCCATGTGGTCTGCGATCTCACCCTTGCCTCGAAGGAACATGCCATCTTCCGGCAGACCGATCCCGATGTGGCCAGCTTCGACAGCGGCTACGGCTCCGCCTACCTGGCAAAACACATCGGCCAGAAACGCGCCCGGGAGATTTTCTTTCTGGGATTCAACTATAGCGCTCAAGACGCCTTCGAGATGGGGATGGTCAACAAGGTCGTCCCTCACGCGGAATTGGAAACAGTGGCCCTGGAATGGGCGAAAATCATGAACGCCAAATCCCCCACGGCCATGCGGATGCTGAAGTACGGCTTCAACCTGATGGACGACGGCATGGTGGGGCAGCAGCTCTTTGCCGGAGAGGCCACCCGGCTGGCCTACGGCACTCCGGAAGGCGAAGAGGGTCGAAACGCCTTTCTGGAGAAACGCCCCAAGGATTTCACGAAATTCCCCTGGCACTTCTGA